A stretch of Apis cerana isolate GH-2021 linkage group LG1, AcerK_1.0, whole genome shotgun sequence DNA encodes these proteins:
- the LOC108003549 gene encoding dynein axonemal assembly factor 11, translating to MSRITLDLLRKRSEHNEGEISTLEEIALHQENIVKIELIDKTCRHMKILLLQNNLISKIENLSKLKRLEYLNLALNNIEIIENLEGLESLKKLDLTVNFIGDLRGIKSLRCNEQLEQLFLMGNPCADYQDYREYVIATLVQLKELDGTSIERSDRIKALQHYAEIEGEIVRSCARHKIKREAELLSYHEQIKSQENQKDANKEKNENEEDKQIEDKEEKEDELFWNQTSRHTPEERIAIAERFLRKQTQKNRKKDQIIESRTTYKLKLFDSKGKPYNINQPKVSFKLNEEEDRDHIILEIALYRYLDTCYVDVDVHPDYVRVTIKGKILQLTLPCEISVNGSTARRNTTNGKLIVMMPRLNGLSTIFSNNKKIIKQNLNRCTTIERRSAMSVREYLEIGPENNLDFLKIVNPSTNKTIVNNQVEKSKNEEICCDNNLEIPPLE from the exons ATGTCGAGAATCACGCTCGATTTATTacgaaaacgttcggaacataATGAGGGCGAAATTTCAACTCTTGAAGAGATCGCATTACATCAAGAAAATATCGTGAAGATAGAATTGATTGATAAAACATGCAGGCATATGAAGAttctattattgcaaaataatctcatatcaaaaattgaaaatctaagtaaattaaaaaggttagaatatttgaatttagctctgaataatatagaaataatcgaaaatttggaAGGGCTTGagagtttgaaaaaattggatttaaCTGTTAATTTTATCGGTGATCTCCGAGGGATCAAAAGTTTAAG ATGTAACGAACAATTGGAACAGCTATTTTTGATGGGAAATCCGTGTGCGGATTATCAAGATTATAGAGAATATGTAATTGCGACATTGGTACAATTAAAGGAACTTGATGGAACATCGATCGAAAGATCGGATCGCATAAAAGCATTGCAACATTATGCTGAAATCGAAGGGGAAATTGTTAGAAGTTGCGCgagacataaaataaaaagagaagctGAATTATTAAGTTATCACGAGCAAATAAAATCACAGGAAAATCAA aaagatgcaaataaagagaaaaatgaaaatgaagaggATAAACAAATAgaggataaagaagaaaaagaagatgaattATTTTGGAATCAAACTAGTCGTCACACACCGGAGGAACGCATCGCTATTGCGGAACGATTTTTGCGAaaacaaacacaaaaaaatcggaaaaaagatcaaataatCGAATCACGAActacttataaattaaaattatttgattctaAAGGCAAAccctataatattaatcagcCAAAAgtatctttcaaattaaatgaagaagaagataggGATCACATTATTTTAGAGATTGCTCTATACAG atACTTGGACACTTGTTACGTTGATGTAGATGTGCATCCTGATTACGTGCGCGTAactataaaaggaaaaatattacaattgacCTTACCCTGTGAAATATCAGTAAACGGCAGCACGGCACGAAGAAATACGACGAACGGGAAGCTAATAGTGATGATGCCACGTTTAAATGGATTATCTACGATattctctaataataaaaagataattaaacaaaatctcAACCGATGTACAACAATCGAACGACGATCAGCAATGAGTGTACgggaatatttagaaattggtccggaaaataatttagattttttgaaaattgtcaaCCCATCGACTAACAAAACAATTGTCAATAATCAagtagaaaaatcaaaaaatgaagAGATTTGTTGCGACAATAATTTGGAAATACCACCACTTGAATGA